From the Lampris incognitus isolate fLamInc1 chromosome 10, fLamInc1.hap2, whole genome shotgun sequence genome, one window contains:
- the LOC130119202 gene encoding LOW QUALITY PROTEIN: mucin-4-like (The sequence of the model RefSeq protein was modified relative to this genomic sequence to represent the inferred CDS: deleted 3 bases in 2 codons) produces the protein MQPPPARAKSAEVPEDTPINERLGLPLLWLPPSSVMSLSQTKCLEDGHVNPRTHESKTEFFYCEDQRLALEALLRDGREGVRQVPAGRAVRGFLSEPEQEVLTAAVERYDPGSELRQREDADDAESLSLHYWPDVSDVSVPDLDLGWPDCAAYRGVTRVNVYAQPPLDGQAHIKEVVRKAIAQAQKVIAVVMDAFTDVDIFRDLLDASFKRRVSVYILLERTALTHFLSMCERANMHAGHLKNLRVRCMGGAEFYTRSCTRVRGRLGHRFIFVDGDKAVSGSYSFTWMSSRLDRHLITVVTGQAVETFDRVFRDLYATSSAVNLQRIATEPEPEPEPLPQPAPLALPSAAVARKLYNPKYALLAIGTKSPSPTSSSGHNSPKDSNSQNPPLPQSNRRRRRVNKEATVEEAPPLHPGLLNLERAYLIPYLPTWPEPDPPSDVIGFINVRDASRPTQVHLQRSERFETSQAIRFSSPISMPEKVLPVIAQPRQIAAKKESSARCKVEPTPGDTKPEETMPDKMKPGQLDARPSSTDPKRSEQGEHATGPKTQTADLKLVTTETPSHTLKSEPKMMTTEKPDTPAVNNGRYLSSETPVNSVLTSPISTPPITKPRTILLVIKAGDGDPDTEEVTVMRRAQSHPSTALVMERIMGVCDTQSGPDSVPCFEKETEAVLELHNKSGMKTGVLDEDTNWGKPRDEHSVTKQSGTQTETQETCEPETERESDCWSRKGAQVLPETKMQAQSDNFLTNAPQMDNMTPKNIPTTPQLQPGNDSKLPQQNESSTAPNETSENVTQSKYIPMASVFHPSTAGPLPAISLTSKTNTHSSVSDVHTHKHDPILANHIYKQGVDDDDVQESGPAEAENVLPTHSQQGVMTHCTNDRTARTPQSVLNTAEESQQPKANGSSHTPKKDLCLHFSDSAPLALEVPSLTPDRDTRSHTPVFRTPDPDLRTNTPDPRSYTPDFRTPDPDLRTNTPDPRSYTPDFRTPTPDVSDGCISPRDDSTLSTTSEEYYECSESPFSESAIERLASRGQRTTENFPATQPSSGAAKASTRATSSMSGTSDSSDSCGLSLTSSTPQTRQKTRNDGNQGNRREECEENTGYSNKHSASPLATTIPFSIPTPRNTRLPVATLSVPADAWDRKDPEGVEREQSCHKVEMSPVGPVYRCVMDDVQETPGELSSKRELASKESEPKRLSADEFKTGKFPTKERKSKDLPSKGETLKECFTRGERVAETQARGPSGAEKKGRPLAFTKTEVKKAVQAPPRSPSWQQQVGCAALQAPPSRPSRPYPAPQPPGGINQVGSKLIHSSLQALENNRTLSRLIPAYGAAGVAAAGPKRSQGGSSPGRHSSPYRQPPTEQGRARAGRSRSQPPYTQASFLYTQPNIQNPLQLQTQLYSSQNQAARQGSALGSRTITGAVGHEHGKTSLSLSFGRLYNIKGLKEKVSKPSLQSKRSSTTSPPQGHKSTG, from the exons ATGCAACCCCCGCCCGCGCGCGCCAAGTCCGCAGAAGTTCCGGAGGACACCCCGATTAACGAGCGACTCGGTCTCCCATTACTTTGGCTCCCGCCGTCCTCCGTCATGTCTCTGTCCCAGACGAAATGTCTGGAAGACGGCCACGTCAACCCGCGGACGCACGAGTCCAAAACGGAATTCTTCTACTGTGAGGACCAGCGGCTCGCGCTGGAGGCTCTCCTCCGGGACGGTCGCGAGGGCGTTCGCCAAGTTCCTGCGGGG CGCGCCGTGCGGGGCTTCCTGTCGGAGCCGGAGCAGGAAGTCCTGACCGCGGCGGTGGAGCGGTACGACCCGGGCTCGGAGCTCCGGCAGAGGGAGGACGCGGACGACGCGGAGTCGCTGTCCCTACATTACTGGCCGGACGTGTCCGACGTGTCCGTCCCCGACCTGGACCTCGGCTGGCCGGACTGCGCGGCCTACAGGGGGGTGACGCGCGTCAACGTGTACGCGCAG CCCCCGCTGGACGGCCAGGCGCACATCAAGGAGGTCGTTCGGAAAGCAATTGCGCAGGCGCAAAAG GTGATAGCAGTGGTGATGGACGCGTTTACAGACGTGGACATCTTCAGGGACCTGCTGGACGCCAGCTTCAAGAGGAGGGTGTCCGTCTACATCCTGTTGGAACGCACCGCGCTAACTCACTTCCTGTCGATGTGTGAGAGGGCCAACATGCACGCAGGACACCTGAAG AACCTTCGTGTGCGCTGTATGGGGGGAGCAGAGTTTTACACGAGGTCATGCACCAGGGTCCGAGGCCGTCTGGGACACAGGTTCATCTTTGTGGATGGTGACAAGGCTGTGTCTGGATCATACAG cTTCACCTGGATGTCATCAAGGCTTGACAGACACCTCATCACCGTGGTTACGGGCCAGGCAGTGGAGACCTTCGACCGGGTGTTCCGTGACCTTTATGCGACGTCGAGTGCGGTTAACCTCCAACGAATCGCCACagagcctgagcctgagccggAGCCTCTCCCTCAGCCGGCCCCGCTGGCTCTTCCCTCCGCTGCTGTTGCGAGGAAACTCTACAACCCCAAATATGCCTTGCTGGCCATTGGTACCAAAAGCCCCAGTCCTACATCCTCTTCTGGCCACAACAGCCCCAAAGACTCCAACTCCCAGAACCCACCGCTTCCACAAtccaacaggaggaggaggagggtgaatAAAGAGGCCACAGTGGAAGAAGCACCTCCCCTCCACCCAGGACTACTCAATCTGGAGAGGGCATATTTGATCCCGTACCTACCCACGTGGCCTGAGCCAGACCCCCCCAGCGACGTCATCGGGTTCATCAACGTCCGAGATGCCAGTCGACCAACGCAGGTGCACCTACAGCGCTCAGAGAGGTTTGAAACCAGCCAGGCAATCCGGTTTAGCAGTCCAATCAGCATGCCTGAAAAGGTGCTGCCAGTTATAGCCCAACCCCGGCAAATCGCCGCTAAAAAAGAGTCGAGCGCAAGGTGTAAGGTTGAACCGACACCAGGTGACACCAAACCAGAAGAGACCATGCCAGACAAGATGAAGCCAGGACAGCTTGATGCCAGACCTTCAAGCACAGACCCTAAAAGAAGTgaacagggagaacacgcaaccgGGCCAAAAACACAGACTGCTGATCTGAAACTGGTCACTACAGAAACCCCATCACACACTCTGAAATCTGAACCCAAAATGATGACCACGGAGAAGCCCGACACACCTGCTGTCAACAACGGCCGTTACCTGTCCTCAG AAACTCCTGTGAACTCGGTCCTAACCTCTCCCATCTCCACTCCCCCCATCACCAAGCCTCGTACCATCCTGCTGGTCATCAAAGCAGGTGATGGTGACCCAGACACAGAAGAGGTCACTGTGATGCGAAGGGCCCAGAGCCACCCAAGCACGGCACTAGTCATGGAGCGCATCATGGGTGTATGTGACACACAATCAGGTCCAGATTCTGTTCCCTGTTTTGAAAAAGAGACAGAGGCTGTGCTAGAACTACACAATAAGAGTGGGATGAAAACTGGGGTACTAGACGAGGACACAAATTGGGGGAAACCCAGAGATGAGCATTCGGTCACAAAACAAAGCGGGACTCAAACTGAGACACAGGAAACTTGTGAACCAGAAACTGAACGGGAGAGTGACTGCTGGAGCAGAAAAGGAGCACAAGTGTTGCCTGAAACAAAAATGCAAGCTCAATCAGACAATTTCCTGACCAACGCGCCTCAGATGGACAACATGACGCCAAAAAACATCCCCACCACACCACAGCTACAGCCTGGCAATGATAGCAAATTACCACAACAGAACGAGTCCTCCACAGCACCAAATGAAACCAGCGAGAATGTGACACAGTCAAAATATATCCCAATGGCAAGTGTATTTCACCCCTCAACTGCTGGCCCCTTGCCTGCAATCTCTTTAACCTccaaaaccaacacacacagttCTGTTtctgatgtgcacacacacaaacatgacccTATTTTGGCTAACCACATATACAAACAGGgtgttgatgatgatgacgtACAAGAGTCCGGACCAGCCGAGGCTGAAAATGTCCTGCCTACACACTCTCAGCAAGGCGTCATGACACACTGCACAAATGACAGAACAGCGCGCACACCACAGAGTGTTCTGAATACAGCAGAAGAGTCACAACAACCCAAAGCCAATGGCAGCTCCCACACACCCAAGAAAGACCTGTGCTTACATTTTTCCGACTCAGCCCCACTTGCACTGGAGGTGCCCTCACTGACGCCTGACAGAGATACGCGGTCGCACACACCCGTCTTTCGTACACCCGACCCGGACTTGCGGACAAACACTCCAGACCCGCGATCCTACACTCCAGACTTTCGTACGCCCGACCCGGACTTGCGGACAAACACTCCAGACCCGCGATCCTACACTCCAGACTTCCGCACGCCCACACCGGACGTGAGTGATGGGTGTATCTCTCCAAGGGACGACTCCACTCTCTCCACCACCTCAGAAGAGTATTACGAATGCAGCGAGTCGCCGTTCTCCGAGTCTGCCATTGAGCGACTGGCCAGCCGAGGCCAAAGGACAACAGAGAATTTTCCAGCTACACAACCAAGCAGCGGGGCTGCGAAAGCCTCCACTAGAGCCACATCTTCCATGAGTGGTACTTCAGACAGTAGTGACTCTTGTGGTTTATCCTTAACCTCATCCACACCTCAAACCAGACAGAAGACGAGGAATGATGGAAATCAGGGGAACAGAAGGGAGGAGTGCGAGGAGAACACAGGATATTCCAATAAGCATTCAGCCTCACCACTTGCCACCACCATCCCCTTCTCAATCCCAACACCAAGGAACACTCGCCTTCCTGTGGCAACTCTATCGGTGCCTGCAGATGCATGGGACAGAAAAGACCCAGAGGGAGTAGAAAGAGAACAGTCTTGTCATAAAGTAGAGATGTCCCCTGTGGGACCAGTATATCGCTGCGTAATGGATGACGTACAAGAGACACCAGGGGAGTTGTCTTCTAAGAGAGAATTGGCTAGCAAGGAATCAGAGCCCAAACGTTTGAGCGCAGATGAATTTAAAACAGGCAAGTTTCCTACAAAGGAGAGGAAGTCAAAAGATCTGCCCTCCAAAGGAGAGACACTAAAAGAATGTTTTACCAGGGGAGAAAGAGTAGCAGAGACACAGGCACGGGGACCAAGTGGTGCAGAAAAAAAAGGCAGGCCTCTGGCATTCACAAAGACAGAAGTCAAGAAG GCTGTGCAAGCTCCCCCTAGATCTCCGTCATGGCAGCAGCAGGTTGGTTGTGCAGCCCTCCAGGCCCCACCCAGTAGACCTTCTCGTCCATATCCAGCTCCTCAACCTCCAGGAGGAATCAACCAAGTGGGGAGCAAGCTAATCCACAGCAGCCTCCAGGCTCTGGAGAATAATAGAACATTATCCAGGCTCATCCCTGCATATGGTGCAGCGGGTGTGGCTGCTGCTGGGCCAAAAAGAAGTCAGGGTGGCAGCTCCCCTGGACGACATAGCTCCCCCTACAGGCAACCCCCAACAGAGCAGGGGAGGGCGAGAGCTGGGAGGTCACGGAGCCAGCCTCCTTACACACAGGCCTCCTTTCTCTATACGCAGCCAAACATACAGAACCCACTTCAACTTCAGACCCAACTTTACTCCTCCCAAAACCAGGCAGCAAGGCAGGGTTCAGCACTGGGATCCAGGACCATCACTGGTGCTGTGGGGCATGAGCACGGCAAGACTTCATTAAGCTTGTCCTTTGGTAGGCTATACAACATCAAGGGCCTGAAGGAAAAGGTGAGCAAACCCTCCCTGCAAAGCAAGAGGAGCAGCACCACCTCGCCCCCACAGGGACACAAGAGCACAGGCTAG